The Yamadazyma tenuis chromosome 2, complete sequence sequence TTTGGCCATCGTGTGGAGATAACAAGTTCCATCAGCTTTGGGTTTAGCATTCACAACTGTAAGCCTCTTTTCCAATGAAACTGCTTCAGCCCCCAAGAGGAGAGAGCATACGACAGCAGATTGCCAAATCATTTCTATTGTAAAACTTCAGTGGCTTTGTCTTGAGTATTTATGGGGGAATAGATGCTTGGACGCATACTGCATGAAAGTTATAAAATAATATTTTATTTTAATGAGGTTTCAGTCACAAAATTAGGGAAAATATAGGAGATGGGAATCAGAAAACTATGGGATTTTGACGTACTGAACACCGCTGTGTTCATCGGGTGGAGTGCTACCTCTCAGGAAGTTAAGATGATTGTGGTGTTCTTCGGTTCTGGAGGCTTTAAGTCGCGAATCAAGTTGACGCACCAGTATCGACAAGATTCTCCATCGGGTAATGGCATTTCCGGTTAAAGCTAACGTAAAGGTAACATTTTAAAGCCGCCCACTCACACGACCAAGTGGAGAGGTCGTGTGCATGTGACGTTGGGCTTCACTCTATGGATagtttgagtttgacaCATAAACCCTTTAGCGAACTGGCCGGGTTTATTTTTGCTAATGGAAATCTTTTTGGCATTATGATCGTGGAGAGGGAAAGTGGGTCTGCAGCCGAAAACCATTGGCAGTTGGTGAGTGTTTATAATCACGATACTGCTAAGATGAACAAtagaaaagttgttgagtaGTGTTCTTTATAATTTCAGAGATGAAATTGGCAAAATTTAGAGAATTATTAAAGATTTGAAATATTTTTAAGCGCAGACGACACTGCAATATAGAGAATAAACTTTTTTCATGCCACTCATTGGCTGAACCGCTATGATGACTGGCATCAGCGATACTGTCATAACTccggtgggtgtatgggtcagaacttcgaCGGGTGTCtgggtcagaacttgaacGGGTAGTGCCCATCGCCACCCATCCTCGCACCACCGCGCACCGTCACGCTTTGGCCCGCCTGCCGGGGGCGCACCAGCCTATATTTGCATTTCTGCTGTTTgggttcaacaacaccaaaaatagAAACCTTCCATAAAATAATAGGCACGTTAGCCTCCCAAGCCACCCACCGTCGGGCTACCATGGTCCCGCGTGCGGCGAGAACAACTTGCCTGGGCTTAACTGTTGGCTTTGTGTATGgatccaattccaactcctgtAACACCAAAAGATGCGCGTCCGCCCAAAACTGTTGCTGCTGGGAAAGGCACGCGGGCTATGGATCACGAAAGTAAAAGGGTGGAGGGAAACCAGACTGCCTCTGAAGACCACTGTCATCAACGAATGAGGCTTCCTGGCGCTGATACACATATCAGAGAACGATTAGGAATGGCCCCTACATCACGCCTGGATTTGTAATTTGACGTAAAGGGAAATCTCATTCGCTTTGTTTACAAATAAATCCAAAACAGTCCCGCACTAGTAAGGTAAAATTTTCATCATACAAAATAGATTCCAGAAATAAATTCTTTACAAAACACAAGTATCCGCTCCTGTTTCAAACATCTTCAGAAAATTGTTTTTTGTTTTACAGTTTGAATCTTAAACAGTTACTTCTATCATGTGTGGAATTTTTGGATACGTCAACTTCCTTGTCGACAAAACCAGAGGCGAGATTGTGGACACGCTTATCGATGGATTACAAAAATTAGAATACAGAGGATACGACTCAGCAGGTATTGCTATTGATGGCGACAAAAAGGGTGAAACCTTGATCGTCAAAACCGCCGGAAAGGTCAAGGCTCTTAAGGATAAGTTGGATAACTCCAACATCGAGAGATCAACTATCTTTGATTCTCATGTGGGAATTGCTCACACCAGATGGGCTACCCATGGTCAGCCTATGGAATCGAACTGTCACCCTCACAGATCGGACCCAGAAGCcgagtttgtggtggtaCACAACGGgatcatcaccaactacaGGGAGTTGAAGACGTTGCTTGTGTCCAAGGGTTACAAGTTTGAATCGGAAACTGACACCGAATGTAttgccaagttgttcaaacATATTTACgacaccaacttgaaggccAACATCGAGGTGGACTTCAATGAGCTTGTCAAGCAAGTGTTGTACGAGTTGGAAGGATCTTACgggttgttggtgaaatcTTCTCACTATCCGGGCGAAGCAGTTGGTACCAGAAAGGGGTCTCCTTTGTTGGTGGGGGTGAAGACCGAGAAAAAGTTAAAGGTCGACTTTGTGGACGTGGAGTTCCCTGAACAGAATCAGGAAGTTCCTGTTGGAAGTGCAAAGAACGGTGAATTGAACGGGTTTATTCCATTGTCGGGTGCTGAAGCCAGCTTGAGAACATCTCAAAGTAGAGCTTTCTTGGCCGACGATGGGTTGCCCATGCCCGCCGAGTTTTTCTTTAGTTCTGACCCCGCCTCGGTGGTGCAGCATACGAAGAAGGTGTTATacttggaagatgatgatatcgcTCATGTGTATGATGGAGAATTACATATTCACAGAGCCAAGAAGAATGCCGGTGACAGTACCACCAGACCAATCCAGACCTTAGAAATGGAATTGAACGAAATTATGAAGGGTCCTTACACCCACTTTATGCAGAAGGAAATCTTCGAGCAGCCAGATTCGACTTTCAACACCATGAGAGGTAGaatcgactttgaaaaccaCCAGATTAACTTGGGAGGGTTGAAGGCATTCTTGCCTGCTATCAGAAGAAGTCGTAGAATCATCATGATAGCCTGTGGTACTTCTTACCATTCGTGTTTGGCAACCCGGtcaatttttgaagaattgaatgAAATCCCTGTCACGGTGGAATTGGCTTCCGACTTTTTGGATAGACGCTCACCAGTGTTCAGAGATGATACTTGTGTGTTTGTATCTCAATCTGGGGAGACTGCTGACTCTATCTTGGCTTTGCAATATTGTTTGGAAAGAGGAGCTTTGTCTGTGGGTATTGTCAATAGTGTGGGTTCTTCGATGTCTAGACAAACCCACTGTGGTGTGCATATCAATGCTGGTCCCGAAATTGGAGTGGCTTCTACCAAGGCTTACACTTCCCAGTACATTgctttggtgatgttcgCCTTATCGTTGTCTAATGATTCAATATCACAACAACAGCGTCATCGTGAAATTATCGACGGATTGCAGAAAATCCCtgaacaaatcaaaacggtgttgaagttggaaaacaagATCAAGACGTTATGTACCGAGCACTTGAACGACCAAAGGTCCTTATTGTTATTGGGTAGAGGTTATCAATTTGCAACTGCGTTGGAAGGTGCtttgaagatcaaggaGATCAGTTACATGCACTCGGAAGGGGTATTGGCCGGTGAATTGAAACACGGGGTGTTAGCCTTGGTGGACGACAAATTGCCCATTATCgcttttgcaaccagaGATTCGTTATTCcccaaggtgttgaatgCCATTAACCAAGTGGTCTCAAGAGACGGTAGACCAATTGTGATTTGTGACGAAGGCGATACTGTGTTGAGTAGCAGCCAGACCACCGCCACCTTACATGTGCCCACCACTGTGGACTGTTTACAAGGATTGTTGAATGTGATCCCATTGCAGTTGATGAGTTATTGGTTGGCTGTCAACAGAGGTATCGACGTGGACTTCCCCCGtaacttggccaagtctGTTACCGTCGAGTAAGTATCTTTCTCCTATATCCACGTATTTGTTAGCAGAGTTCGGTTCGTTATAAATATATaatattgatgatatcacACACACGCTATACACAAGATGGAAACAGCATAGAAAATGGATTATTTCCGTTTGAAGTAGGCCGACGAGCTGCAATAGGCCACCGTATAGTCGAGAATGGACTCCCCCATGTCCAAGTATTTGCCGCCATAGTATTGGAGGTCTTTGTTCTGGGTACTATCGAAATTAATTGTTAAGCCGGAGTTTCTTCTCACTCCCGCTAAGAAAGCAGATACCAAAACCAAGTCTACTGTGTAGTGAAAAATTCTTCCTACCTAGAGATTGTTAGTACTTAAGATGAACGGGCCCTTGTTGTGTGACATACTACCATGATTGTATTTTGATATGATTGCTTTTGAAACTGCGcggtttttttttttgatttcagGGGACCAGGTTGTTTTATAAGCTGACGAGACCTGAGCTTCCCAAATAGACGACACGCCAACACCCGTGCTATTGCAGAACAATATATGACGTTGTGACACCCGCAAGACAAGATGTGTATACCGGTTGTGATACTGAGTGACCTGTGTCTTGATGTTGGCACTATGTAGAAATAGTTGTGCTATACAGACAGATACTGCCTAACAGTTGCCAGAATGAGTGCCATGGGATGAATTGGCTCCCATAGGGATAGAATACGCACATGATTTCTGGAGTGTTATTCTACAAGAGTCCGGATGGTCATGATTGACTTTGTTTGAAGACTCTTGAACGAAAAGCTGTCGATGAAGAGACCCACCCACCAAAAATTTTATGGGTTTTACGGCGGCTaatcttctctttggtGCTGTACTGTGTTACAGACTGTGCCGTTGTTCTAGTGATGGTGGCGATGACTATTGCTTATGGGTATCTGCGTCCGGGTAATCACAGTTAAGGTTGGCATTCGAAGTCGCGAACTTCTACAGTAAAAACTTTCTATCTACTTATCCTAGTACACAGATGTCTGATAGATACAGACCACCTCCTACAGGTCCCAAAGGGAAGAGGAATTACAACGAGGGTCTGCATCCAGCGGATCGACGCCCCCGCCCCGCGGGTGATAAATTCACCCCAACCGGGCCTAAGCgatttcaagaaagagatAACTATCGGCCTTCAAGTGATTCCTACAAATCTAACCAGAATCCCAACCATAGCCAAAGATCGTTTCCTACTGGACCTTCCGGCGCCAAACCATCAGCATCGGGGACTCGAAGTGCGCCACCAGCAGGTCCTTCTGGGTATAAATCTGGAACTCCTGGTGCTGGTAGCAAACCTACAACTACCAGTACTAATGGCAATTACTATAACAACACAAATAAAAGACACAGCGGTAACTTCAGCACCGCAAAGTATGAT is a genomic window containing:
- a CDS encoding uncharacterized protein (COG:S; EggNog:ENOG503P6T0), with the translated sequence MVVGRIFHYTVDLVLVSAFLAGVRRNSGLTINFDSTQNKDLQYYGGKYLDMGESILDYTVAYCSSSAYFKRK
- the GFA1 gene encoding glutamine--fructose-6-phosphate transaminase (isomerizing) (MEROPS:MER0012158; BUSCO:EOG09260SRF; EggNog:ENOG503NUR2; COG:M), whose amino-acid sequence is MCGIFGYVNFLVDKTRGEIVDTLIDGLQKLEYRGYDSAGIAIDGDKKGETLIVKTAGKVKALKDKLDNSNIERSTIFDSHVGIAHTRWATHGQPMESNCHPHRSDPEAEFVVVHNGIITNYRELKTLLVSKGYKFESETDTECIAKLFKHIYDTNLKANIEVDFNELVKQVLYELEGSYGLLVKSSHYPGEAVGTRKGSPLLVGVKTEKKLKVDFVDVEFPEQNQEVPVGSAKNGELNGFIPLSGAEASLRTSQSRAFLADDGLPMPAEFFFSSDPASVVQHTKKVLYLEDDDIAHVYDGELHIHRAKKNAGDSTTRPIQTLEMELNEIMKGPYTHFMQKEIFEQPDSTFNTMRGRIDFENHQINLGGLKAFLPAIRRSRRIIMIACGTSYHSCLATRSIFEELNEIPVTVELASDFLDRRSPVFRDDTCVFVSQSGETADSILALQYCLERGALSVGIVNSVGSSMSRQTHCGVHINAGPEIGVASTKAYTSQYIALVMFALSLSNDSISQQQRHREIIDGLQKIPEQIKTVLKLENKIKTLCTEHLNDQRSLLLLGRGYQFATALEGALKIKEISYMHSEGVLAGELKHGVLALVDDKLPIIAFATRDSLFPKVLNAINQVVSRDGRPIVICDEGDTVLSSSQTTATLHVPTTVDCLQGLLNVIPLQLMSYWLAVNRGIDVDFPRNLAKSVTVE